A stretch of the Arachis stenosperma cultivar V10309 chromosome 6, arast.V10309.gnm1.PFL2, whole genome shotgun sequence genome encodes the following:
- the LOC130934262 gene encoding uncharacterized mitochondrial protein AtMg00820-like, producing the protein MNLTFLSQIEPQNIKEALEDPSWVKAMEEELKQFEKNQVWTLVPNPIGKKMTITKWIFRNKLGEDGVTARNKARLVTKGYDQEEGIDFDKSFSPVARIDAVSLFLAYAAHCAGARIPTLLYSCLSQENHNSVGLMQGQLMIRILNWNL; encoded by the exons ATGAATTTGACCTTTCTATCACAAATTGAGCctcaaaatatcaaagaagcACTTGAAGATCCTTCTTGGGTAAAGGCTATGGAGGAAGAACTTAAACAATTTGAGAAGAATCAAGTGTGGACTCTTGTTCCTAATCCTATTGGAAAGAAGATGACCATCACTAAATGGATTTTCAGGAACAAATTGGGTGAAGATGGAGTCACTGCTAGGAACAAAGCAAGATTGGTGACGAAAGGATATGATCAAGAAGAAGGGATAGACTTTGATAAATCCTTCTCTCCTGTGGCCCGAATAGATGCTGTAAGCCTTTTTCTAGCATATGCTGCCCATTGTGCTGGTGCACGAATCCCCACACTTTTGTACAgtt gtcttagtcaggaAAATCATAATTCAGTTGGATTGATGCAAGGGCAATTAATGATAAGAATACTGAATTGGAATCTATAA